One part of the Podarcis muralis chromosome 3, rPodMur119.hap1.1, whole genome shotgun sequence genome encodes these proteins:
- the RAB3GAP2 gene encoding rab3 GTPase-activating protein non-catalytic subunit, translating to MACALVPFCSFQDLESARDFLCSHLRQGGGGGGVAGGAKESGGGKPANWEEDGWGAWDEQETQGPEEEEESTSKTQANSWLQDCVLSLSPTNDLMAIAREQKAVFFVPKWKHSEKGKEEMQFAVGWSGSLNVEEGECVSSVLCIPLASQKRSSTGRPDWTCIVVGFTSGYVRFYTENGVLLLAQLLNEDPVMQLKCRTYEIPRHPGVTEQNEELSILYPAAVVTIDGFSLFQSLRACRNQVARAAASGNENVQPPPLAYKKWGLQDVDTIVDHVSVGIMTLSPFDQMKTASNIGGFNAAIKNNPPAMSQYITVGSNPFTGFFYALEGSSQPLLSHVALAVASKLTSALFNAASGWLGWKHKQEEEPTQKQKPKVEPATPLAVRFGIPDSRRHGERICLSPCNSLAAVTDDFGRVLLLDVARGLAVRMWKGYRDAQIGWIQIVEDLHEREAEKMDFSPFGTPQGPSRVAQFLVIYAPRRGILEVWSTQQGPRVGAFNVGKHCRLLYPGYKIMGLNNVTSQGWQPQTYQISLVDPMSGTVKTVHVPFHLALSDKKSERAKDMHLVKKLTALLKAKTLNLDVVEAEVKGLILDIKYPATKKQALESILANERLPLSSLTSIAQTLMDTLKSQEMECIDEGLLQFCANKLKLMHLYESVSKLNSLTVPCEIVPSNNDLAKLLRLDEQEFTRLQMLLENYKQQNTQPSVHFAEDKDGVLPVKTFLEYMDYEKDVINVKKLDEREYVALGSFFFWKCLHGESTTEEMCQTLETAGFSPQLLLSLLLSVWLSKEKDILHRTQSICCLHAALSLLSKMTVAIDETWDSQSVSPWWQQMRTACIQSENNGAALLSAHVGHCVTAQITDSIAEKKFSHITVGADTDPWEALSLDTEYWKLLLKQLEDCLILQTLLHSKVNKKTSQVSALQTEPLGRLSVKKLLEGGKGGIADSVAKWIFKQDLSLPLLRLGRQREESESKEEMPQIDSSFLEEAAEDQKGLETILELLHLAYQEFPCSLEADVLHAHCCWEYVVQWNKDPEEARFLIRSIEHLRCINNAHVQYGIALMMWNTFIVKRLSAATYLMDKVGKAPKDRLCRRDVGLSDMAMTSFLGSCSDLLQTLMEADIGSDEMQLPVLDTEDAWVSVEGQTSLVELALEQKHIHYPLVEHQSVLCSILYAIMKFSLKSVKPLSLFDSKGKNAFFKDLTSIQLLPSGDVDPALLSIRHQFLTKLVSAVAQAQSSSQKTKDSPEELVAVSVKDRDWPALALDLAQHLQVAEDIIRRHYVCELYNYGLDHLGEEAILQVHDKEVLASQLLVLTGQRLAYALLHTQTKEGMELLARLPPTLCTWLKAMDPQDLQNVDVPITTTAKLVDKVIEHLPENHGQYSVALNLIEAVEAMS from the exons ATGGCCTGCGCGCTCGTGCCTTTCTGCAGCTTCCAGGACCTGGAGTCGGCGCGGGATTTCCTGTGTTCGCACCTTCGCCAGGGGGGCGGTGGCGGTGGTGTAGCGGGGGGCGCCAAGGAAAGCGGCGGAG GTAAACCAGCAAACTGGGAAGAAGATGGTTGGGGAGCATGGGATGAACAAGAAACACAAGGACCT gaggaggaggaagaatcaaCTTCTAAGACTCAGGCAAATTCCTGGCTTCAGGACTGTGTCTTATCCTTGTCGCCAACAAATGATCTCATGGCAATAGCTCGTGAGCAGAAAGCTGTGTTTTTTGTGC CAAAATGGAAGCACAGtgaaaaagggaaagaagaaatgCAGTTTGCTGTTGGCTGGAGTGGCTCTTTGAATGTTGAAGAAGG TGAATGTGTGAGCAGTGTATTGTGCATCCCACTGGCAAGTCAAAAGAG GAGCTCAACAGGACGACCTGACTGGACCTGTATTGTTGTGGGCTTCACCTCTGGCTACGTTCGCTTCTACACAGAG AATGGAGTacttctgctggcacagcttttgAACGAAGATCCTGTCATGCAGCTTAAATGCCGAACGTACGAGATTCCACGGCACCCTGGAGTTACAGAGCAG aaCGAGGAACTGAGCATCTTGTATCCTGCAGCAGTTGTGACAATTGATGGTTTCAGCCTGTTTCAGTCCCTCCGTGCTTGTCGAAACCAAGTCGCAAGAG CTGCAGCTTCAGGCAATGAGAACGTTCAGCCACCACCTTTGGCCTATAAGAAATGGGGTCTGCAGGATGTGGATACTATAGTTGATCATGTTAGTGTTG gtATCATGACTCTTTCGCCTTTTGACCAAATGAAGACTGCCTCCAATATTGGTGGATTTAATGCAGCCATAAAGAATAACCCTCCTGCTATGTCTCAGTACATCACTGTAGGGTCAAATCCTTTCACGGGTTTCTTTTATGCGCTTGAG GGTAGTTCACAGCCGCTGTTGTCTCATGTTGCTTTAGCAGTTGCGAGTAAGCTGACATCTGCATTATTTAATGCTGCCAG TGGTTGGCTTGGGTGGAAACATAAGCAGGAAGAAGAGCCTACACAGAAGCAGAAACCCAAGGTTGAGCCTGCAACTCCTTTAGCTGTAAG GTTTGGAATTCCAGATTCTCGTCGCCATGGAGAAAGGATATGTCTGTCTCCTTGTAACTCTTTGGCAGCAGTAACAGATGATTTTGGAAGGGTTCTTCTTTTGGATGTTGCAAGAGGGCTTGCAGTTCGTATGTGGAAAG GCTACCGTGATGCACAGATTGGATGGATTCAGATTGTGGAAGACCTACATGAAAGAGAAGCTGAAAAGATGGATTTTTCTCCCTTTGGCACGCCTCAGGGGCCAAGCAGAGTTGCTCAGTTCCTTGTGATCTATGCTCCCAGGAGAGGCATTTTGGAGGTGTGGAGCACACAACAAGGTCCACGGGTTGGAGCCTTCAATGTAGGAAAACACTGCAG GTTGCTGTATCCTGGTTATAAAATAATGGGCCTGAACAATGTAACAAGTCAGGGTTGGCAGCCTCAGACTTACCAGATCTCTCTTGTTGATCCAATGTCAGGAACAGTAAAAACTGTTCATGTCCCTTTTCATTTAGCTCTGAG CGATAAGAAGAGTGAGCGAGCAAAGGATATGCATCTAGTGAAGAAGTTGACTGCCTTGCTGAAAGCTAAAACATTAAATCTGG atgtGGTTGAGGCTGAAGTGAAGGGATTAATTCTTGATATTAAATATCCCGCTACTAAAAAACAG GCACTGGAAAGCATTCTCGCAAACGAGCGATTGCCACTGTCTTCTTTGACAAGCATAGCGCAAACATTAATGGATACCTTAAAAAGTCAGG agaTGGAGTGTATCGATGAAGGGCTGTTACAGTTCTGTGCAAACAAACTGAAACTAATGCACCTTTATGAGTCAGTCAGCAAGCTAAATTCTCTGACTGTGCCGTGTGAGATTGTGCCGTCTAATAAC GACTTGGCTAAATTACTCCGATTAGATGAACAAGAGTTTACTAGGCTGCAGATGTTACTGGAGAACTACAAGCAGCAGAACACTCAACCATCAGTTCATTTTGCGGAGGACAAAGATGGCGTGTTGCCCGTGAAAACCTTCTTGGAGTATATGGATTATGAAAAGGATGTGATTAATGTGAAGAAGCTGGACGAGAGAGAATATGTGGCTTTAG gaagCTTTTTTTTCTGGAAGTGTTTACATGGAGAAAGTACCACAGAAGAAATGTGCCAGACACTAGAGACTGCAGGATTTAGCCCCCAGCTATTATTG TCCCTGCTTCTCAGTGTGTGGCTTTCTAAGGAAAAGGATATTCTTCATAGAACGCAATCAATTTGCTGCCTTCATGCTGCACTCTCCCTCCTGAGCAAGATGACAG TCGCTATAGATGAGACTTGGGATTCCCAGTCCGTTTCCCCCTGGTGGCAGCAGATGCGCACAGCGTGTATTCAGTCTGAGAACAACGGAGCTGCTTTGCTATCTGCTCATGTCGGGCATTGTGTAACAGCACAGATAACAGATAGCATAGCGGAGAAAAAA TTTTCCCATATCACAGTAGGTGCCGATACGGACCCTTGGGAAGCACTCTCCCTCGATACCGAATACTGGAAACTTCTGCTAAAACAGTTAGAAGATTGCCTGATTCTCCAGACACTCCTTCACAGTAAAGTGAACAAGAAGACAAGCCAAGTCTCAGCGCTGCAGACTGAGCCTCTTGGCAGACTCTCCGTGAAGAAGCTGCTGGAAGGAGGAAAAG GAGGCATTGCTGACAGCGTAGCAAAATGGATTTTCAAGCAGGACCTCAGTCTGCCATTGCTTAGGCtggggaggcagagagaagaaTCAGAAAGCAAAGAGGAAATGCCACAAATAGACAGCAGTTTTCTAGAGGAGGCCGCAGAAGACCAGAAAGGCTTGGAAACCATATTAG AATTACTGCATCTAGCATATCAGGAGTTTCCTTGTAGCCTGGAGGCGGATGTGCTGCATGCACATTGCTGTTGGGAGTATGTTGTGCAGTGGAACAAGGACCCAGAG GAAGCACGTTTTCTCATCAGGTCTATAGAACATCTCAGATGCATCAATAATGCTCATGTTCAGTATG GAATTGCTCTGATGATGTGGAACACATTCATCGTGAAAAGACTTTCTGCTGCTACCTATTTAATGGACAAG GTTGGAAAAGCACCAAAAGACAGATTATGCAGACGG GATGTGGGGTTGAGCGACATGGCAATGACATCTTTTCTTGGGAGTTGCTCAGATCTTCTTCAAACACTAATGGAG GCTGATATAGGGAGTGATGaaatgcagcttcctgtgctgGACACGGAAGACGCCTGGGTGTCAGTGGAAGGGCAGACCTCCCTTGTGGAACTAGCCCTTGAGCAGAAGCACATCCACTACCCCCTCGTGGAGCACCAGTCTGTGCTCTGTAGTATCTTGTATGCCATCATGAAGTTTTCGCTGAAGAGTGTGAAGCCTCTCTCCCTGTTTGACAGCAAG GGTAAAAATGCCTTTTTCAAAGACCTTACTTCAATCCAGTTGTTGCCCAGCGGCGATGTGGATCCAGCTCTGCTGTCTATACGTCATCAA TTCTTAACCAAACTGGTGAGTGCCGTGGCTCAAGCCCAGTCTTCATCTCAGAAAACAAAAGACAGCCCCGAAGAGCTAGTCGCAGTGTCTGTGAAAGACAGAGATTGGCCAGCCTTGGCTTTGGATTTGGCTCAGCACCTTCAGGTCGCGGAGGATATAATTAGGCGGCACTATGTGTGTGAGCTGTACAACTATGGCCTTGATCACCTTGGAGAAGAG GCTATTCTTCAAGTACACGACAAAGAAGTCCTTGCATCTCAGCTGTTGGTGCTGACTGGACAGAGGCTTGCCTACGCCTTACTGCACACCCAGACCAAGGAAGGAATGGAGCTACTGGCCAGGCTGCCTCCAACACTCTGCACATGGCTTAAAGCTATG